From a region of the Chrysemys picta bellii isolate R12L10 chromosome 7, ASM1138683v2, whole genome shotgun sequence genome:
- the ARHGAP19 gene encoding rho GTPase-activating protein 19 isoform X3 has protein sequence MAAPPLGGPAPGRRSLQPIALQGLGSGRPMGRRSGRYEMAAGSRGAAARRGGSDAICRFVICNDSSLRGQTVIFNPDFFVEKLRHEKPEVFTELVVSNITRLIDLPGAELAQLMGEEEPKLPGGIGTASGFFRSLMSLKRKDKGVVFGSPLTEEGIAQVSQLIEYLHKHLRMEGLFRVPGNSLRQQILKDALNSGVDIDLESGEFHPNDVASLLKMFLGELPEPLLTHKHFQAHLKIAGLMQFDDQGNKTSAPDKERQIEALQLLFLILPPPNRSLLKLLLDLLYQTAKKQDKNKMSAHNLALMFAPHVLWPRNVTANDLQENITKLNDGVAFMIKHSQKLFKAPAYVRECARLHYLGSRVHASKDDLDLLTSAGSKELQPLKSQKRSRLDPSHREETQQRTEEALKELFHHIHSMPDSAKKKKLIRQFHKHPGTLTPGPDAPTPPVQRRTRSRSFSGLIKRRMLGNPLILERKSRDSTPESERASKENLHLLQRPPESPASHGTRAKLKLSEGRKEDSRKHLQALAPSTKEPSV, from the exons TGATGCCATCTGCAGGTTTGTCATCTGCAATGACTCCTCCCTCCGTGGGCAAACAGTCATCTTCAACCCTGACTTCTTTGTGGAGAAGTTGCGGCATGAGAAGCCTGAAGTCTTCACAGAGCTGGTGGTCAGCAACATCACCAGGCTCATCGACCTGCCAGGAGCAGAGTTGGCCCagctgatgggggaggaggagcccaAGCTGCCCGGTGGCATTGGCACAGCCTCTGGATTCTTTCGGTCCCTAATGTCTCTGAAGCGTAAAG ATAAAGGGGTGGTGTTTGGCTCCCCGCTGACCGAGGAGGGCATCGCCCAGGTCTCGCAGCTCATCGAATACCTGCACAAGC ATCTGCGAATGGAGGGCTTGTTTCGCGTGCCGGGGAACAGTCTCCGGCAGCAGATCCTGAAGGATGCCCTGAACAGTGGGGTGGATATTGACCTGGAATCGGGGGAGTTTCACCCCAACGATGTGGCCTCTCTGCTGAAGATGTTCCTGGGTGAATTACCAGAGCCCCTGCTGACACACAAGCACTTCCAAGCCCACCTCAAAATTGCAG GCCTGATGCAGTTTGATGACCAGGGGAACAAGACCAGCGCGCCGGATAAGGAGCGGCAGATCGAAGCCCTGCAGCTGCTCTTCCTgatcctccccccgcccaatcGCAGCCTGCTCAAGCTCTTGCTGGACCTGCTCTACCAAACGGCCAAGAAACAGGACAAGAACAAGATGTCTGCCCACAACCTGGCGCTCATGTTCGCACCCCACGTCCTGTGGCCCCGAAAT GTGACCGCAAATGACCTGCAGGAGAATATCACAAAGCTGAATGACGGCGTGGCCTTCATGATCAAACACTCGCAGAAACTCTTCAAG gctccggcaTACGTTCGAGAGTGTGCCAGGCTGCACTACCTGGGGTCCAGAGTGCACGCTTCAAAG GACGACCTGGATTTGCTGACATCGGCTGGGTCCAAGGAACTCCAGCCCCTGAAGTCTCAGAAGCGGAGCAGGCTGGATCCTTCCCACCGGGAGGAGACGCAGCAGCGCACGGAGGAGGCGCTGAAGGAGCTCTTCCACCACATCCACAGCATGCCAGACTCTGCGAAGAAGAAAAAGCTCATCCGGCAG TTCCATAAGCATCCTGGCACTCTCACTCCTGGGCCCGATGCGCCGACACCCCCGGTCCAGAGGCGTACCCGCTCCCGCTCCTTCAGCGGCCTCATTAAG AGGAGGATGCTGGGGAACCCACTGATCTTGGAAAGGAAAAGCAGAGATTCCACACCGGAATCAGAGCGAGCCAGCAAAGAGAACCTCCACCTG TTACAGAGACCGCCTGAATCTCCAGCAAGTCATGGCACCCGAGCAAAGTTGAAATTGTCTGAGGGCAGGAAAGAG GACTCCCGTAAACATCTGCAGGCCCTTGCGCCTTCCACCAAGGAGCCGTCCGTCTGA
- the ARHGAP19 gene encoding rho GTPase-activating protein 19 isoform X4, translated as MPLQKLSAFIDAICRFVICNDSSLRGQTVIFNPDFFVEKLRHEKPEVFTELVVSNITRLIDLPGAELAQLMGEEEPKLPGGIGTASGFFRSLMSLKRKDKGVVFGSPLTEEGIAQVSQLIEYLHKHLRMEGLFRVPGNSLRQQILKDALNSGVDIDLESGEFHPNDVASLLKMFLGELPEPLLTHKHFQAHLKIAGLMQFDDQGNKTSAPDKERQIEALQLLFLILPPPNRSLLKLLLDLLYQTAKKQDKNKMSAHNLALMFAPHVLWPRNVTANDLQENITKLNDGVAFMIKHSQKLFKAPAYVRECARLHYLGSRVHASKDDLDLLTSAGSKELQPLKSQKRSRLDPSHREETQQRTEEALKELFHHIHSMPDSAKKKKLIRQFHKHPGTLTPGPDAPTPPVQRRTRSRSFSGLIKRRMLGNPLILERKSRDSTPESERASKENLHLLQRPPESPASHGTRAKLKLSEGRKEDSRKHLQALAPSTKEPSV; from the exons TGATGCCATCTGCAGGTTTGTCATCTGCAATGACTCCTCCCTCCGTGGGCAAACAGTCATCTTCAACCCTGACTTCTTTGTGGAGAAGTTGCGGCATGAGAAGCCTGAAGTCTTCACAGAGCTGGTGGTCAGCAACATCACCAGGCTCATCGACCTGCCAGGAGCAGAGTTGGCCCagctgatgggggaggaggagcccaAGCTGCCCGGTGGCATTGGCACAGCCTCTGGATTCTTTCGGTCCCTAATGTCTCTGAAGCGTAAAG ATAAAGGGGTGGTGTTTGGCTCCCCGCTGACCGAGGAGGGCATCGCCCAGGTCTCGCAGCTCATCGAATACCTGCACAAGC ATCTGCGAATGGAGGGCTTGTTTCGCGTGCCGGGGAACAGTCTCCGGCAGCAGATCCTGAAGGATGCCCTGAACAGTGGGGTGGATATTGACCTGGAATCGGGGGAGTTTCACCCCAACGATGTGGCCTCTCTGCTGAAGATGTTCCTGGGTGAATTACCAGAGCCCCTGCTGACACACAAGCACTTCCAAGCCCACCTCAAAATTGCAG GCCTGATGCAGTTTGATGACCAGGGGAACAAGACCAGCGCGCCGGATAAGGAGCGGCAGATCGAAGCCCTGCAGCTGCTCTTCCTgatcctccccccgcccaatcGCAGCCTGCTCAAGCTCTTGCTGGACCTGCTCTACCAAACGGCCAAGAAACAGGACAAGAACAAGATGTCTGCCCACAACCTGGCGCTCATGTTCGCACCCCACGTCCTGTGGCCCCGAAAT GTGACCGCAAATGACCTGCAGGAGAATATCACAAAGCTGAATGACGGCGTGGCCTTCATGATCAAACACTCGCAGAAACTCTTCAAG gctccggcaTACGTTCGAGAGTGTGCCAGGCTGCACTACCTGGGGTCCAGAGTGCACGCTTCAAAG GACGACCTGGATTTGCTGACATCGGCTGGGTCCAAGGAACTCCAGCCCCTGAAGTCTCAGAAGCGGAGCAGGCTGGATCCTTCCCACCGGGAGGAGACGCAGCAGCGCACGGAGGAGGCGCTGAAGGAGCTCTTCCACCACATCCACAGCATGCCAGACTCTGCGAAGAAGAAAAAGCTCATCCGGCAG TTCCATAAGCATCCTGGCACTCTCACTCCTGGGCCCGATGCGCCGACACCCCCGGTCCAGAGGCGTACCCGCTCCCGCTCCTTCAGCGGCCTCATTAAG AGGAGGATGCTGGGGAACCCACTGATCTTGGAAAGGAAAAGCAGAGATTCCACACCGGAATCAGAGCGAGCCAGCAAAGAGAACCTCCACCTG TTACAGAGACCGCCTGAATCTCCAGCAAGTCATGGCACCCGAGCAAAGTTGAAATTGTCTGAGGGCAGGAAAGAG GACTCCCGTAAACATCTGCAGGCCCTTGCGCCTTCCACCAAGGAGCCGTCCGTCTGA
- the ARHGAP19 gene encoding rho GTPase-activating protein 19 isoform X2: MRWRRAAEGPLRGGAAGSDAICRFVICNDSSLRGQTVIFNPDFFVEKLRHEKPEVFTELVVSNITRLIDLPGAELAQLMGEEEPKLPGGIGTASGFFRSLMSLKRKDKGVVFGSPLTEEGIAQVSQLIEYLHKHLRMEGLFRVPGNSLRQQILKDALNSGVDIDLESGEFHPNDVASLLKMFLGELPEPLLTHKHFQAHLKIAGLMQFDDQGNKTSAPDKERQIEALQLLFLILPPPNRSLLKLLLDLLYQTAKKQDKNKMSAHNLALMFAPHVLWPRNVTANDLQENITKLNDGVAFMIKHSQKLFKAPAYVRECARLHYLGSRVHASKDDLDLLTSAGSKELQPLKSQKRSRLDPSHREETQQRTEEALKELFHHIHSMPDSAKKKKLIRQFHKHPGTLTPGPDAPTPPVQRRTRSRSFSGLIKRRMLGNPLILERKSRDSTPESERASKENLHLLQRPPESPASHGTRAKLKLSEGRKEDSRKHLQALAPSTKEPSV, translated from the exons TGATGCCATCTGCAGGTTTGTCATCTGCAATGACTCCTCCCTCCGTGGGCAAACAGTCATCTTCAACCCTGACTTCTTTGTGGAGAAGTTGCGGCATGAGAAGCCTGAAGTCTTCACAGAGCTGGTGGTCAGCAACATCACCAGGCTCATCGACCTGCCAGGAGCAGAGTTGGCCCagctgatgggggaggaggagcccaAGCTGCCCGGTGGCATTGGCACAGCCTCTGGATTCTTTCGGTCCCTAATGTCTCTGAAGCGTAAAG ATAAAGGGGTGGTGTTTGGCTCCCCGCTGACCGAGGAGGGCATCGCCCAGGTCTCGCAGCTCATCGAATACCTGCACAAGC ATCTGCGAATGGAGGGCTTGTTTCGCGTGCCGGGGAACAGTCTCCGGCAGCAGATCCTGAAGGATGCCCTGAACAGTGGGGTGGATATTGACCTGGAATCGGGGGAGTTTCACCCCAACGATGTGGCCTCTCTGCTGAAGATGTTCCTGGGTGAATTACCAGAGCCCCTGCTGACACACAAGCACTTCCAAGCCCACCTCAAAATTGCAG GCCTGATGCAGTTTGATGACCAGGGGAACAAGACCAGCGCGCCGGATAAGGAGCGGCAGATCGAAGCCCTGCAGCTGCTCTTCCTgatcctccccccgcccaatcGCAGCCTGCTCAAGCTCTTGCTGGACCTGCTCTACCAAACGGCCAAGAAACAGGACAAGAACAAGATGTCTGCCCACAACCTGGCGCTCATGTTCGCACCCCACGTCCTGTGGCCCCGAAAT GTGACCGCAAATGACCTGCAGGAGAATATCACAAAGCTGAATGACGGCGTGGCCTTCATGATCAAACACTCGCAGAAACTCTTCAAG gctccggcaTACGTTCGAGAGTGTGCCAGGCTGCACTACCTGGGGTCCAGAGTGCACGCTTCAAAG GACGACCTGGATTTGCTGACATCGGCTGGGTCCAAGGAACTCCAGCCCCTGAAGTCTCAGAAGCGGAGCAGGCTGGATCCTTCCCACCGGGAGGAGACGCAGCAGCGCACGGAGGAGGCGCTGAAGGAGCTCTTCCACCACATCCACAGCATGCCAGACTCTGCGAAGAAGAAAAAGCTCATCCGGCAG TTCCATAAGCATCCTGGCACTCTCACTCCTGGGCCCGATGCGCCGACACCCCCGGTCCAGAGGCGTACCCGCTCCCGCTCCTTCAGCGGCCTCATTAAG AGGAGGATGCTGGGGAACCCACTGATCTTGGAAAGGAAAAGCAGAGATTCCACACCGGAATCAGAGCGAGCCAGCAAAGAGAACCTCCACCTG TTACAGAGACCGCCTGAATCTCCAGCAAGTCATGGCACCCGAGCAAAGTTGAAATTGTCTGAGGGCAGGAAAGAG GACTCCCGTAAACATCTGCAGGCCCTTGCGCCTTCCACCAAGGAGCCGTCCGTCTGA
- the ARHGAP19 gene encoding rho GTPase-activating protein 19 isoform X1 — translation MAAPPLGGPAPGRRSLQPIALQGLGSGRPMGRRSGSDAICRFVICNDSSLRGQTVIFNPDFFVEKLRHEKPEVFTELVVSNITRLIDLPGAELAQLMGEEEPKLPGGIGTASGFFRSLMSLKRKDKGVVFGSPLTEEGIAQVSQLIEYLHKHLRMEGLFRVPGNSLRQQILKDALNSGVDIDLESGEFHPNDVASLLKMFLGELPEPLLTHKHFQAHLKIAGLMQFDDQGNKTSAPDKERQIEALQLLFLILPPPNRSLLKLLLDLLYQTAKKQDKNKMSAHNLALMFAPHVLWPRNVTANDLQENITKLNDGVAFMIKHSQKLFKAPAYVRECARLHYLGSRVHASKDDLDLLTSAGSKELQPLKSQKRSRLDPSHREETQQRTEEALKELFHHIHSMPDSAKKKKLIRQFHKHPGTLTPGPDAPTPPVQRRTRSRSFSGLIKRRMLGNPLILERKSRDSTPESERASKENLHLLQRPPESPASHGTRAKLKLSEGRKEDSRKHLQALAPSTKEPSV, via the exons TGATGCCATCTGCAGGTTTGTCATCTGCAATGACTCCTCCCTCCGTGGGCAAACAGTCATCTTCAACCCTGACTTCTTTGTGGAGAAGTTGCGGCATGAGAAGCCTGAAGTCTTCACAGAGCTGGTGGTCAGCAACATCACCAGGCTCATCGACCTGCCAGGAGCAGAGTTGGCCCagctgatgggggaggaggagcccaAGCTGCCCGGTGGCATTGGCACAGCCTCTGGATTCTTTCGGTCCCTAATGTCTCTGAAGCGTAAAG ATAAAGGGGTGGTGTTTGGCTCCCCGCTGACCGAGGAGGGCATCGCCCAGGTCTCGCAGCTCATCGAATACCTGCACAAGC ATCTGCGAATGGAGGGCTTGTTTCGCGTGCCGGGGAACAGTCTCCGGCAGCAGATCCTGAAGGATGCCCTGAACAGTGGGGTGGATATTGACCTGGAATCGGGGGAGTTTCACCCCAACGATGTGGCCTCTCTGCTGAAGATGTTCCTGGGTGAATTACCAGAGCCCCTGCTGACACACAAGCACTTCCAAGCCCACCTCAAAATTGCAG GCCTGATGCAGTTTGATGACCAGGGGAACAAGACCAGCGCGCCGGATAAGGAGCGGCAGATCGAAGCCCTGCAGCTGCTCTTCCTgatcctccccccgcccaatcGCAGCCTGCTCAAGCTCTTGCTGGACCTGCTCTACCAAACGGCCAAGAAACAGGACAAGAACAAGATGTCTGCCCACAACCTGGCGCTCATGTTCGCACCCCACGTCCTGTGGCCCCGAAAT GTGACCGCAAATGACCTGCAGGAGAATATCACAAAGCTGAATGACGGCGTGGCCTTCATGATCAAACACTCGCAGAAACTCTTCAAG gctccggcaTACGTTCGAGAGTGTGCCAGGCTGCACTACCTGGGGTCCAGAGTGCACGCTTCAAAG GACGACCTGGATTTGCTGACATCGGCTGGGTCCAAGGAACTCCAGCCCCTGAAGTCTCAGAAGCGGAGCAGGCTGGATCCTTCCCACCGGGAGGAGACGCAGCAGCGCACGGAGGAGGCGCTGAAGGAGCTCTTCCACCACATCCACAGCATGCCAGACTCTGCGAAGAAGAAAAAGCTCATCCGGCAG TTCCATAAGCATCCTGGCACTCTCACTCCTGGGCCCGATGCGCCGACACCCCCGGTCCAGAGGCGTACCCGCTCCCGCTCCTTCAGCGGCCTCATTAAG AGGAGGATGCTGGGGAACCCACTGATCTTGGAAAGGAAAAGCAGAGATTCCACACCGGAATCAGAGCGAGCCAGCAAAGAGAACCTCCACCTG TTACAGAGACCGCCTGAATCTCCAGCAAGTCATGGCACCCGAGCAAAGTTGAAATTGTCTGAGGGCAGGAAAGAG GACTCCCGTAAACATCTGCAGGCCCTTGCGCCTTCCACCAAGGAGCCGTCCGTCTGA